A part of Clarias gariepinus isolate MV-2021 ecotype Netherlands chromosome 14, CGAR_prim_01v2, whole genome shotgun sequence genomic DNA contains:
- the acsf2 gene encoding medium-chain acyl-CoA ligase ACSF2, mitochondrial codes for MWPKFLAAVRATGVFCKPQRVFYKNPFLSVQPNCSIHVDTPPSVPTLTTSYAHGVTSHSLQSLTVGRSLQLRAERFPDREAVVFLESGIRKTFSEFQKDVDQAAAGMLAMGLKKGDRLGMWGPNTYEWILTQFATAKAGIILVSVNPAYKLQELEFALKKVQCKAIVCPTQFKTQKYYEMLRELCPDLDTASPGSLKSSSLPDLRTVIVTDSKQPGAFHWNDLMQAGSSQHYQQLEDLQKMLNFDDPINIQFTSGTTGSPKGAALTHHNIINNAYFIGLRMGYDWRKKVKACVPVPLYHCFGSVGGGIVMAIHGITLVFPSTAYDGHANLAALQNEKCTFVYGTPTMYIDMLGQPDLAKFDLSSVEGGVVAGSPCPPEIVKKVIKIMGIKEITIAYGTTENSPVTFCGFPVDNIERKAETVGCVSHHLEAKVVDPTTGYVVPLGAPGELMIRGYCVMLEYWQDENKTKECITKDRWYKTGDIASLDKFGYCKIEGRIKDMIIRGGENIYPAEIEQFLHTHPKIQEAQVVGVKDERMGEEVCACIKLKNGQECTAEELKTYCKGQIAHFKIPRYFTFVNGYPLTVSGKIQKNKLREQMEKQLGL; via the exons ATGTGGCCGAAGTTTTTGGCAGCTGTGCGCGCGACCGGTGTTTTCTGCAAACCGCAGAGAGTTTTCTACAAGAACCCTTTTTTATCAGTTCAGCCTAACTG ctcTATTCATGTAGACACTCCTCCTAGTGTTCCAACCCTCACCACCAGCTACGCTCATGGTGTCACCTCACATTCCTTACAGTCTCTCACCGTGGGCCGGAGCCTGCAGCTCAGAGCTGAGCGCTTTCCTGACCGTGAGGCTGTTGTCTTCCTGGAAAGTGGCATCAGGAAAACATTTTCTGAGTTTCAAAAAGAT GTGGATCAGGCAGCAGCAGGTATGCTGGCGATGGGGCTGAAGAAAGGAGATCGATTAGGCATGTGGGGTCCTAACACATATGAATGGATTCTAACGCAGTTTGCCACAGCGAAGGCTGGCATCATCTTG gtGTCGGTCAATCCAGCATATAAGTTGCAGGAGTTGGAATTTGCACTAAAAAAG GTGCAGTGCAAAGCAATTGTGTGTCCTACTCAGTTTAAGACCCAAAAGTACTATGAGATGTTAAGGGAGCTTTGTCCTGATCTGGATACTGCTTCCCCTGGAAGCCTCAAGAGTTCCAG TTTGCCAGACTTACGGACGGTCATTGTGACGGACAGTAAGCAGCCTGGTGCTTTCCACTGGAATGATCTGATGCAGGCAGGGAGCAGCCAGCATTACCAGCAGCTAGAGGATTTACAAAAAATGCTCAACTTTGACGACCCTATTAACATCCAATTCACATCG GGAACCACTGGGAGTCCCAAAGGAGCTGCACTGACGCACCACAATATCATCAACAATGCGTATTTCATCGGTTTGCGTATGGGATATGACTGGagg AAAAAAGTTAAAGCGTGTGTGCCAGTTCCTTTGTACCACTGTTTTGGTTCAGTGGGTGGGGGAATTGTGATGGCAATACATGGTATCACACTGGTCTTCCCCTCCACTGCCTACGATGGACATGCCAACCTGGCAGCACTGCAGAATGAGAA ATGCACATTTGTCTATGGCACCCCTACAATGTACATAGACATGCTGGGTCAACCTGACCTGGCCAAGTTTGATCTGTCATCTGTTGAAGGAG GAGTTGTTGCTGGCTCTCCTTGTCCTCCTGAAATTGTGAAGAAAGTAATCAAAATCATGGGCATTAAAGAAATAACG ATTGCGTATGGTACAACTGAGAACAGTCCAGTGACATTCTGTGGCTTCCCAGTTGACAACATAGAGAGAAAGGCAGAAACTGTTGGATGCGTTAGCCATCATCTTGAg gCAAAAGTGGTTGATCCTACAACAGGATACGTTGTTCCTCTTGGAGCTCCAGGAGAGCTTATGATCAGAGGCTACTGTGTCATGCTGGAATATTGGCaagatgaaaacaaaacaaaagagtgTATCACTAAAGATCGCTGGTACAAAACTGG TGATATAGCCAGCTTGGACAAGTTTGGCTACTGCAAAATAGAGGGACGTATCAAAGACATGATTATCCGTGGAGGAGAAAATATCTATCCTGCTGAAATCGAGCAGTTCCTGCACACACACCCTAAAATCCAGGAGGCACAG GTGGTTGGGGTGAAAGATGAGAGGATGGGTGAGGAGGTTTGTGCCTGCATTAAACTTAAGAATGGACAGGAATGTACTGCAGAGGAGCTAAAGACGTACTGTAAAGGCCAG aTTGCCCATTTCAAGATTCCTCGCTATTTTACTTTTGTTAATGGCTATCCTCTTACTGTCTCCGGGAAA ATCCAAAAGAACAAACTGAGGGAGCAGATGGAGAAACAACTGGGACTGTGA
- the chad gene encoding chondroadherin: MQVIRIHLVVCIHIFAIFIVGTESQCPSPCHCHGDLQHVICDNVGLKKIPRVTEASRLVNLQRNNLGMLPTGGFSEMKGLVSLHLQHCQIREIANQAFKGLKKLIYLYLSNNEISTIKPGAFDDLTELTYLYLDGNRISSLSKGIFSPMINLFILQLDNNKIRDLQPGTFTGAKVLRLLHISNNDLRSMQPGSLDEVENLATLTLNQNKLSTYPLEALSKLRVVEELNLSKNPLTFIPDYAFRSFGRYIEKLHLNDMVLEKFSNAAFEGVTALKSLHLENNKLKTLPSNLVFTNMQNLTMFNNPWNCNCNLADLKKWMDSSRHRPDAICASPQNQKGKQIRDSNVFIKCKKGKDKKGARH; encoded by the exons ATGCAGGTTATAAGAATCCACTTAGTGGTGTGTATACATATTTTTGCTATCTTTATAGTAGGTACAGAAAGTCAGTGCCCTAGTCCATGTCACTGTCACGGTGACCTACAGCATGTCATTTGTGACAATGTTGGACTGAAGAAGATCCCTCGTGTCACTGAGGCCAGCCGCCTTGTCAACCTGCAGCGCAACAATCTGGGTATGCTCCCAACCGGGGGCTTCAGCGAGATGAAGGGTCTTGTCTCCCTGCACCTGCAGCACTGCCAGATCCGTGAGATTGCCAATCAAGCCTTCAAGGGCCTCAAAAAGCTAATTTACCTCTACCTTTCTAACAACGAAATCAGCACCATCAAACCTGGAGCCTTTGATGACCTCACAGAACTCACCTACCTTTACCTGGATGGAAACCGAATCTCAAGTCTTTCAAAAGGCATCTTCTCCCCAATGATCAACCTATTCATCCTACAACTTGACAACAACAAGATACGAGACCTGCAACCAGGTACCTTTACAGGTGCTAAGGTCCTTCGCTTATTGCATATCAGTAACAATGACCTAAGGTCAATGCAGCCTGGCTCTCTTGATGAAGTGGAGAACCTGGCCACTCTCACTCTGAACCAAAACAAGCTATCTACGTATCCCCTCGAGGCCTTGAGCAAGCTACGTGTTGTTGAGGAGCTAAATTTGTCCAAGAACCCACTCACCTTCATTCCTGACTACGCATTCAGGAGCTTTGGACGCTATATTGAGAAACTGCATCTTAATGATATGGTCCTGGAAAAG TTTTCCAATGCAGCTTTCGAGGGTGTGACAGCTCTAAAGTCTTTGCATCTTGAGAACAACAAGCTGAAGACTCTACCAAGCAACCTGGTTTTCACTAACATGCAGAATCTTACCATGTTCAACAACCCATGGAACTGCAACTGCAATCTAGCAGACCTTAAaaa ATGGATGGACTCCAGTCGTCATCGCCCTGATGCAATTTGTGCATCACCACAGAATCAAAAAGGGAAGCAAATCCGAGACAGCAATGTTTTTATCAAgtgcaaaaaaggaaaagacaagAAGGGAGCACGTCACTGA